A section of the Octopus bimaculoides isolate UCB-OBI-ISO-001 chromosome 17, ASM119413v2, whole genome shotgun sequence genome encodes:
- the LOC106883684 gene encoding protein AF-9 isoform X2, producing the protein MTTQNNLVQVKVEIGHQASLRKKVTPNGFTHDWTVFVRGQNDSPIHHFVDKVIFHLHESFQKPRRVVKEAPFQVTESGYAGFLLPVELYFKNKEEPKKIRFEYDLFLQGLGGPAVNNSRCEKLTFQNPTEEFKEKLFKAGATKLKQKMITSGVASKETKSIKDKMSPKESSKRPLESSSNEEGERKKIKLSINLGEGKVKEKHNDSKETSSKEKSKDKHKDRQKNKEKDKKHRSKDKLYTGKERDKKGEKEKLLPVSSKEESFKSQQIKSEKASSLTDFSDLSNPSSPSTTDCMKSSKLLSSYEAGDDYDDDHPFNSCSSSVLTSPESHKDSSSNKSVSKSSSSHKSSSKSKGDTGSSEKRKSAPGSSDYDGENKKTKSQKEDKKEGSKDHTKEEKKESKEKESKKEKDRSKKDGKEKEKSSREEKKVKENKDRDGKDVKGKEMKLNLESKDKIKKENKEKMKSHKEEKDKSSKEKDAKAKEIGKDNRSKESKESKSLKENKDGKILKDGKENKTPRDGKGMKSPKEMKDKSAKESKNTKSPKDSKETPKDSVKSPKEGKDLKHSKEEKEMKSPEISRDNPVASENVSKDKKYDKLSKDNLKATKDIKSSKDMKMKDIKEKDSKSKEFRDKTGKSIVKKEKIETGLTDSRSLKKDIESVKSSNNKPVVKTEPNVADHSESSDKEKSRMSSTKDKNTARLSSEESPDRDSKEQVIGDSLSEQEDLTQEELEEISPNGFTVRILCGIMNVVNSSKDRDLVQKVACLAAEDTNCLVEKGFFKFDLMNVSAECVKKIQEVVEKFSGDP; encoded by the exons AATAATTTAGTCCAGGTGAAGGTTGAAATTGGTCATCAAGCCAGTCTACGGAAGAAAGTTACTCCAAATGGATTCACTCATGACTGGACAGTATTTGTCCGAGGACAGAATGACAGTCCCATTCATCATTTTGTtgataaagttatttttcatttacacGAGAGTTTTCAGAAGCCAAGACGAG ttgttAAAGAAGCTCCATTCCAGGTGACAGAATCAGGTTATGCTGGCTTTTTATTACCAGtggaactttattttaaaaacaaagaagagcCAAAAAAGATCCGATTTGAGTATGATCTGTTTCTACAAGGTTTAGGCGGCCCAGCAGTCAATAATTCACGATGTGAGAAATTAACTTTTCAAAACCCCACTGAAGAATTCAAAGAGAAACTATTCAAAGCTGGAGCA aCTAAACTGAAGCAAAAGATGATAACCAGCGGAGTTGCTTCAAAAGAAACTAAGTCAATTAAAGATAAAATGTCTCCTAAAGAATCATCAAAACGGCCTTTAGAGTCTTCCAGTAATGAAGAAGGTGAACGGAAGAAGATTAAACTCAGTATTAACCTGGGAGAAGGCAAAGTTAAAGAGAAACATAATGACAGTAAAGAGACTTCGTCGAAGGAGAAGTCGAAAGATAAGCATAAAGACcgacagaaaaacaaagaaaaagacaagaaacacCGGAGTAAAGACAAGCTGTACACGGGGAAGGAAAGGGACAAgaagggtgagaaagagaaactTCTACCAGTGAGCAGCAAGGAAGAAAGTTTTAAAAGTCAGCAGATCAAAAGTGAAAAGGCCAGCAGCTTGACTGATTTCAGTGACCTAAGTAACCCCAGTTCACCATCAACTACAGATTGTATGAAATCATCGAAACTATTGTCATCATATGAGgctggtgatgattatgatgatgaccatCCATTCAACTCATGCAGCAGTTCAGTGTTAACTTCACCAGAGAGCCACAAAGATTCATCGTCAAACAAGTCAGTGAGCAAATCCTCAAGTTCCCACAAGTCAAGTTCTAAGTCTAAGGGTGACACAGGTTCCAGTGAGAAGAGAAAGTCGGCTCCAGGCAGCTCTGACTATGATGGtgagaacaaaaaaacaaaatctcagaaagaagacaagaaagaagGTTCGAAAGATCACacaaaggaggagaagaaagagagtaaagagaaggaaagtaaaaaagagaaagatcgATCAAAGAAAGATggtaaagagaaggagaagagttCACGGgaagagaagaaagtgaaagagaacaaGGATCGAGATGGGAAAGATGTGAAAGGGAAGGAGATGAAGTTGAATCTGGAGTCTAAGGATAAGattaagaaagagaataaagagaaaatgaaatctcACAAAGAGGAAAAAGATAAGAGTAGCAAAGAGAAAGATGCTAAGGCTAAAGAAATTGGCAAGGATAACCGCAGTAAAGAGAGCAAAGAGAGTAAAAGTCTGAAAGAGAATAAAGATGGTAAGATTCTGAAAGAtggcaaagaaaataaaactccCAGAGATGGAAAAGGGATGAAATCACCAAAAGAAATGAAGGATAAATCAGCAAAAGAGAGCAAAAATACGAAATCACCAAAAGATTCCAAAGAAACTCCCAAAGACAGTGTGAAATCTCCGAAGGAAGGTAAAGATCTTAAACACtctaaggaagagaaagaaatgaagtctcCGGAAATTAGTCGAGACAATCCAGTAGCTTCAGAAAATGTTTCCAAAGACAAGAAATATGACAAACTGTCTAAGGACAATTTGAAAGCAACCAAAGACATTAAGTCATCGAAAGAtatgaaaatgaaagatattAAAGAAAAGGACTCTAAAAGTAAGGAATTTAGGGATAAAACTGGCAAATCTattgtgaagaaagagaaaatagaaactgGTCTTACCGATAGCCGAAGTTTGAAGAAGGATATTGAAAGTGTAAAATCTAGTAACAATAAGCCAGTCGTGAAAACTGAACCAAACGTAGCTGATCACTCAGAGAGCAGTGATAAAGAAAAGTCACGAATGAGCAGCACTAAAGACAAAAACACTGCTAGACTCAGTTCTGAAGAGTCTCCAGATAGGGATAGCAAAGAACAAGTAATTGGAGATTCCTTATCTGAACAGGAAGATCTTACACAGGAGGAGCTGGAGGAAATCTCACCAAACGGTTTCACTGTGAGAATACTCTGTGGCATAATGAATGTTGTGAATTCTTCAAAAGACAGGGACTTGGTTCAAAAAGTTGCCTGTTTGGCAGCTGAGGACACTAACTGTTTGGTGGAGAAGGGATTTTTCAAATTTGACTTGATGAATGTTAGTGCTGAGTGTGTGAAGAAAATTCAAGAAGTGGTTGAAAAATTCTCCGGAGATCCCTAA
- the LOC106883684 gene encoding protein AF-9 isoform X1 produces the protein MTTQNNLVQVKVEIGHQASLRKKVTPNGFTHDWTVFVRGQNDSPIHHFVDKVIFHLHESFQKPRRVVKEAPFQVTESGYAGFLLPVELYFKNKEEPKKIRFEYDLFLQGLGGPAVNNSRCEKLTFQNPTEEFKEKLFKAGACFCFQAAPPTQFLPIRQDMKPIKSNGSAKTKLKQKMITSGVASKETKSIKDKMSPKESSKRPLESSSNEEGERKKIKLSINLGEGKVKEKHNDSKETSSKEKSKDKHKDRQKNKEKDKKHRSKDKLYTGKERDKKGEKEKLLPVSSKEESFKSQQIKSEKASSLTDFSDLSNPSSPSTTDCMKSSKLLSSYEAGDDYDDDHPFNSCSSSVLTSPESHKDSSSNKSVSKSSSSHKSSSKSKGDTGSSEKRKSAPGSSDYDGENKKTKSQKEDKKEGSKDHTKEEKKESKEKESKKEKDRSKKDGKEKEKSSREEKKVKENKDRDGKDVKGKEMKLNLESKDKIKKENKEKMKSHKEEKDKSSKEKDAKAKEIGKDNRSKESKESKSLKENKDGKILKDGKENKTPRDGKGMKSPKEMKDKSAKESKNTKSPKDSKETPKDSVKSPKEGKDLKHSKEEKEMKSPEISRDNPVASENVSKDKKYDKLSKDNLKATKDIKSSKDMKMKDIKEKDSKSKEFRDKTGKSIVKKEKIETGLTDSRSLKKDIESVKSSNNKPVVKTEPNVADHSESSDKEKSRMSSTKDKNTARLSSEESPDRDSKEQVIGDSLSEQEDLTQEELEEISPNGFTVRILCGIMNVVNSSKDRDLVQKVACLAAEDTNCLVEKGFFKFDLMNVSAECVKKIQEVVEKFSGDP, from the exons AATAATTTAGTCCAGGTGAAGGTTGAAATTGGTCATCAAGCCAGTCTACGGAAGAAAGTTACTCCAAATGGATTCACTCATGACTGGACAGTATTTGTCCGAGGACAGAATGACAGTCCCATTCATCATTTTGTtgataaagttatttttcatttacacGAGAGTTTTCAGAAGCCAAGACGAG ttgttAAAGAAGCTCCATTCCAGGTGACAGAATCAGGTTATGCTGGCTTTTTATTACCAGtggaactttattttaaaaacaaagaagagcCAAAAAAGATCCGATTTGAGTATGATCTGTTTCTACAAGGTTTAGGCGGCCCAGCAGTCAATAATTCACGATGTGAGAAATTAACTTTTCAAAACCCCACTGAAGAATTCAAAGAGAAACTATTCAAAGCTGGAGCA TGTTTCTGCTTTCAGGCGGCGCCTCCCACCCAATTTCTACCCATTAGACAGGATATGAAACCAATTAAATCCAACGGGTCTGCTAAG aCTAAACTGAAGCAAAAGATGATAACCAGCGGAGTTGCTTCAAAAGAAACTAAGTCAATTAAAGATAAAATGTCTCCTAAAGAATCATCAAAACGGCCTTTAGAGTCTTCCAGTAATGAAGAAGGTGAACGGAAGAAGATTAAACTCAGTATTAACCTGGGAGAAGGCAAAGTTAAAGAGAAACATAATGACAGTAAAGAGACTTCGTCGAAGGAGAAGTCGAAAGATAAGCATAAAGACcgacagaaaaacaaagaaaaagacaagaaacacCGGAGTAAAGACAAGCTGTACACGGGGAAGGAAAGGGACAAgaagggtgagaaagagaaactTCTACCAGTGAGCAGCAAGGAAGAAAGTTTTAAAAGTCAGCAGATCAAAAGTGAAAAGGCCAGCAGCTTGACTGATTTCAGTGACCTAAGTAACCCCAGTTCACCATCAACTACAGATTGTATGAAATCATCGAAACTATTGTCATCATATGAGgctggtgatgattatgatgatgaccatCCATTCAACTCATGCAGCAGTTCAGTGTTAACTTCACCAGAGAGCCACAAAGATTCATCGTCAAACAAGTCAGTGAGCAAATCCTCAAGTTCCCACAAGTCAAGTTCTAAGTCTAAGGGTGACACAGGTTCCAGTGAGAAGAGAAAGTCGGCTCCAGGCAGCTCTGACTATGATGGtgagaacaaaaaaacaaaatctcagaaagaagacaagaaagaagGTTCGAAAGATCACacaaaggaggagaagaaagagagtaaagagaaggaaagtaaaaaagagaaagatcgATCAAAGAAAGATggtaaagagaaggagaagagttCACGGgaagagaagaaagtgaaagagaacaaGGATCGAGATGGGAAAGATGTGAAAGGGAAGGAGATGAAGTTGAATCTGGAGTCTAAGGATAAGattaagaaagagaataaagagaaaatgaaatctcACAAAGAGGAAAAAGATAAGAGTAGCAAAGAGAAAGATGCTAAGGCTAAAGAAATTGGCAAGGATAACCGCAGTAAAGAGAGCAAAGAGAGTAAAAGTCTGAAAGAGAATAAAGATGGTAAGATTCTGAAAGAtggcaaagaaaataaaactccCAGAGATGGAAAAGGGATGAAATCACCAAAAGAAATGAAGGATAAATCAGCAAAAGAGAGCAAAAATACGAAATCACCAAAAGATTCCAAAGAAACTCCCAAAGACAGTGTGAAATCTCCGAAGGAAGGTAAAGATCTTAAACACtctaaggaagagaaagaaatgaagtctcCGGAAATTAGTCGAGACAATCCAGTAGCTTCAGAAAATGTTTCCAAAGACAAGAAATATGACAAACTGTCTAAGGACAATTTGAAAGCAACCAAAGACATTAAGTCATCGAAAGAtatgaaaatgaaagatattAAAGAAAAGGACTCTAAAAGTAAGGAATTTAGGGATAAAACTGGCAAATCTattgtgaagaaagagaaaatagaaactgGTCTTACCGATAGCCGAAGTTTGAAGAAGGATATTGAAAGTGTAAAATCTAGTAACAATAAGCCAGTCGTGAAAACTGAACCAAACGTAGCTGATCACTCAGAGAGCAGTGATAAAGAAAAGTCACGAATGAGCAGCACTAAAGACAAAAACACTGCTAGACTCAGTTCTGAAGAGTCTCCAGATAGGGATAGCAAAGAACAAGTAATTGGAGATTCCTTATCTGAACAGGAAGATCTTACACAGGAGGAGCTGGAGGAAATCTCACCAAACGGTTTCACTGTGAGAATACTCTGTGGCATAATGAATGTTGTGAATTCTTCAAAAGACAGGGACTTGGTTCAAAAAGTTGCCTGTTTGGCAGCTGAGGACACTAACTGTTTGGTGGAGAAGGGATTTTTCAAATTTGACTTGATGAATGTTAGTGCTGAGTGTGTGAAGAAAATTCAAGAAGTGGTTGAAAAATTCTCCGGAGATCCCTAA